CCCATTTTATCCATCGTGTATTCTGCATATGTCAGAGTCCTTTCTTGTTCCGTTATAGCGTTTAATGGCAATCACCTAATTGGAATCTCCGATATATCGTGGTGTTGAGATCCCCTCCATGAGCGGCTTCACCAGCGCATCCGGATAGACCCGAATTTCGTTCATGCGGGCAAGCTCGATCCATTCCACACCGATCTGGGCATCATCCGGGTTATGGCCGTTAAACACCTCATCCTTGGTCTCCATTTCACATTCAAAATAAAACTCCACCTGATGAATATCCGCATCCCATTCCGCAAACTGATGGTTCTTGCCTATGTATTCCCGGATAAACAGAATATCCTTCACCTTTACGCTGCATCCGATTT
Above is a window of Paenibacillus uliginis N3/975 DNA encoding:
- a CDS encoding NUDIX domain-containing protein, with translation MKPIRNSAKAVIIQNERVLLTKNVDQDGIFYLFPGGGQEKYEELKDAVVRECIEEIGCSVKVKDILFIREYIGKNHQFAEWDADIHQVEFYFECEMETKDEVFNGHNPDDAQIGVEWIELARMNEIRVYPDALVKPLMEGISTPRYIGDSN